TCCCCCAGCATAATATTGCGTGTTCCCAATGGCAATCATAAAGGTATTTTGCGATCGCGTGGCTTCTTCCAAGGTGACCGTCATCGGTTGTGGGCGATATCCAAAGGCATTGTATAAAATTCCCCGAATGAACACCCATGTGCCGTTTCCTTGCTTCTTGCGCTGATTGACCCAGCCAGCGACTTCAGCGTCAAATCCAGCACCGGCCACGGTCAGAAAATACTGGCCATCAATGTGCCCCAAGTCGAACCATTGATGGGGTCCCCTCAAAGCGGTATCTACCATTTCTCCCAGGGATTTGGGATATCTCAGCATGCGAACAAAATCATTGCCGGTGCCAGCGGGAATAACGCTAAAGATGGCTTTGCCAGAAGGCATCAAACCATTAATCACTTCGTGATGAGTTCCGTCGCCTCCTAAAGATACGACCGTCATGTCTTCAATATCTGCAACTTCTTGAGCCAGTTGGGTGGCATGACCCGGGCCCTGTGTTTCAACAATTTCCACATCGAATTTCTCGAGAAACGGTTTAACACTTTCTAAAACATGAACCGCTCTGCCATTACCGGCTGTGGGATTATATATGATCCGCGCTGCCATATGTTACGGGATTCCCCCATTAAATGAAGATGCCTGTGTAAATCTTTCGCCTATGTCGCCAATGATTGATCACTTCCTAGCAGTTCGCGACATGTGCGAATTTCGTCGGCATACTGCGCTTCAGATTCGACAGGGGTTTCCAAAAAAAACGGTATCGCATGGAAGCGGGGTTCGTTTAAAATCGTTTGGATCATATTGATCCCCATAAATCCCTGCCCAATTAACTCATGGCGGTCCTTTTTAGCACCAAAGGGCACTTTACTGTCATTTAAGTGAATGGCTTTTAGTCCATCCATAAATTCGGGGTGTCGAAATCCTTCAAAATCCCCGATGTTTTCCGAAGAGAGAATGCCTGCCGCAAACGCATGCTGGGTATCCAGGCAAAATCCCACTTTGTCTTTAGGAAAGGGATCGGCTATCGCTAATAGTTGTTCAATCGTTGTGCCAATTTCCGATCCTTGTCCCGCGGTATTTTCTAACAAAATCATCACATGCTCCGTCTTATTACGCTCTAAGACCTGGGAGAGGGCTTCTTGCATACGGGCAATACCGTAGTTAAGTCCTTTATCCTTGGGTTTGCCGCAATGGACGATGACGCCGTAGGATCCTCGCGCTTCCCCAATCACTAAATCTTGGACTAACGCGTCTACAGACAGCTGAAACAGTTCCTCATCCGGAGTTGCCAGGTTAATGAGATAGGGGGTATGTCCTACCGTAACCAAGTTCAATTCCTGCATTCGGGTACGTCCTTCTTCAGCATCCACCACATTGAGGGGTTTCGCACCGCGAAACCCCCGCGGGTTCTTTGTGAAATATTGAAAACAGGTGGCGCCCAACTTCGGCGCGTTATCCACCGCTTTGACAAATCCTTTGGCTACACTCAAATGGCATCCTATACGTATCATTGTTATTTCGCCTCATTCCATCACTATGGTCCATGATGACGAAAATCGGATTTGACGTCAAGCAAAGTGTAAATCCCTGAAAAAATTAAAGGAATTTTGCTTGTCAAAATCGAACTAACATAGACATTACGCATCATGATGACGGAATTTTACGATGCGCTGGATTATTTGAGGGATCCGTGAAAATTCGCCAGTTGTCACAGCGCATATTGAACGAAAAACCAGGAGGCAACACTCATGAGTGCAGCACGTTACTATACCTATGCGTTAATGACAGAAACCCTGCAACAGTGGCAAGAACAGTACGGCAGTCTTTTTGCGCTGGAAGCCATCGGGAAAAGCCGGATGGGCCGGGATCTATGGGCCGCCACACTATCATCACCCGTCAAAGAGGCAAAAAGCAAACCCGCGGTGCTCGTGGATGCCAATATTCATGCTGGTGAAGTGGCTGGGAATGCGGTGGCCATGCACTGGATGGCTACGCTCTTAGAGAACTACGGAAAATCCCCCGCGGTTACCTGGCTTCTTGATACCCGTACTGTGTATGTGATTCCTCGAATTGCTGTCGATGGTGCGGAAGAATATTTAACCACCCCGCTTCGGATGCGTTCGAGTCCTCATCTTTATCCGTATTCAGAAGTTTTACCGGGGTGGATATTAGAAGATATTGATGACAACGGGCATATCTTGACGATACGGATGCCCGCGGATGACGGGGCATTTGCCGTAGATGAGAAAGATCCCCGGATTATGCGCAGGCGTCGCCCTGGTGAATTTGGCGGTCAATATTATCATGTCTTTCCTGAAGGACGGGTGCTGCCTGCGGAGCATCAAGGGAAAGACTTGATGGGAGGTCGCTTAAATCTCACAGTTCCTAATGCCATGGATTTTAACCGGAACTTTCCGATCCGCTGGGCCGGAGAAGACAAGCAAAAGGGGGCAGGACCATTTCCCCTATCAGAGCCGGAACTGTATGCTTTAGCCCAATTTGTCACCGAGCATCCCAATATTGCAGGATATGCGGCTCTTCATACCTCCGGCGGGGTGATCTTGCGACAGCCGTCTACAGGCCCTGATACCGTGTTGTCACTGGAAGACCGGGCACTCTTTACCCGGGTGGCTCATGAGGGAGCTCAAGTGAGCGGGTATTTTGCCAAGTCCAATTATGAAACCTTTCATAATGGGCACGATGACGTGTTGATGCCGGGGGCGGCGGATGACTGGATGTATGATCATCAAGGTGTCTTAAGTTTCACCGTCGAAATTTGGGATTTGCCTCGTCATGCCGGGGCACGGGGATATGCCGAATATGGCGTGCAAGGCTTGATGAAATTAACGGATAGCGAAAAAGAAGAGGACATGCGAAAAATTATGGCCTTTATCGATGAAAAAATTGGGCCGGAAGCATTTTTTGCCTGGACACCTTTTAACCATCCTGATTTAGGTCCTGTAGAAATCGGGGGTATTGATCCGAAATTTGTGATTCAAAATCCTCCCCTTACGTTTTTGGAGGAAGAATGTGAACGCGTCGGACGTTTTCTCACCACGTTGGGATTAACCACGCCTCAATTGGCGGTTTCGAAATTGACGGTTGAGAAAACCGGGAACGAGATCTTCCGAATTGTTGCCTTAGTGACGAACCAAGGCTTTTTACCGACTTCAAGCACGCAAAAAGGGCGCACGATGAAACGTAACCGGGGACTTACAGCACGTCTTGACGGGGACTATCAAATGATTGCGGGGCAGTCGCCCCAATATTTAGGGCATTTAAGCGGGTATGGCAGTTTAGATGCGGGAGAACCGCCAGCATCCAATAGGGTCCAACTGGAATGGGTCATCCAAGCGAGGCCCCACAGTACTTTGACGCTCACGGTGAGTACGCCTAAGGCTGGTCAAGTCACGGTGCCTGTGGTTTTAGAATAACGAGTAGGGAACGGAGGATTAGCGTGTTTGGATATGACTTGCGATTATTGATTCCCGCGGCGTTACGACAAACCTATTTGAATACCGCAACGCTCGGCCCGACTCCCACACCGGCTTCCGCCGCGGCTTGTGCGGCCGAATTGGAATGGGAAGAAATCGGTCCTGGACATGTTCCCTACTATTTAGAAGCGCGAGAAAAAGCGCGTCAGTTTGCCAAGCGGATTGAGCACTATATGCCTAGAGGCACGGTCAGTC
The Sulfobacillus thermosulfidooxidans DNA segment above includes these coding regions:
- a CDS encoding diacylglycerol/lipid kinase family protein, yielding MAARIIYNPTAGNGRAVHVLESVKPFLEKFDVEIVETQGPGHATQLAQEVADIEDMTVVSLGGDGTHHEVINGLMPSGKAIFSVIPAGTGNDFVRMLRYPKSLGEMVDTALRGPHQWFDLGHIDGQYFLTVAGAGFDAEVAGWVNQRKKQGNGTWVFIRGILYNAFGYRPQPMTVTLEEATRSQNTFMIAIGNTQYYAGGMKICPEANPHDGEFQVVWIEGISPWQVFPLLARVFRGSHVSRKVVKTFPAASLTLEGPKALWVHADGELIGHLPVTVKTIPKAIRVRVGSIEQDVP
- a CDS encoding deoxyribonuclease IV, whose amino-acid sequence is MIRIGCHLSVAKGFVKAVDNAPKLGATCFQYFTKNPRGFRGAKPLNVVDAEEGRTRMQELNLVTVGHTPYLINLATPDEELFQLSVDALVQDLVIGEARGSYGVIVHCGKPKDKGLNYGIARMQEALSQVLERNKTEHVMILLENTAGQGSEIGTTIEQLLAIADPFPKDKVGFCLDTQHAFAAGILSSENIGDFEGFRHPEFMDGLKAIHLNDSKVPFGAKKDRHELIGQGFMGINMIQTILNEPRFHAIPFFLETPVESEAQYADEIRTCRELLGSDQSLAT
- a CDS encoding M14 family metallopeptidase, whose protein sequence is MSAARYYTYALMTETLQQWQEQYGSLFALEAIGKSRMGRDLWAATLSSPVKEAKSKPAVLVDANIHAGEVAGNAVAMHWMATLLENYGKSPAVTWLLDTRTVYVIPRIAVDGAEEYLTTPLRMRSSPHLYPYSEVLPGWILEDIDDNGHILTIRMPADDGAFAVDEKDPRIMRRRRPGEFGGQYYHVFPEGRVLPAEHQGKDLMGGRLNLTVPNAMDFNRNFPIRWAGEDKQKGAGPFPLSEPELYALAQFVTEHPNIAGYAALHTSGGVILRQPSTGPDTVLSLEDRALFTRVAHEGAQVSGYFAKSNYETFHNGHDDVLMPGAADDWMYDHQGVLSFTVEIWDLPRHAGARGYAEYGVQGLMKLTDSEKEEDMRKIMAFIDEKIGPEAFFAWTPFNHPDLGPVEIGGIDPKFVIQNPPLTFLEEECERVGRFLTTLGLTTPQLAVSKLTVEKTGNEIFRIVALVTNQGFLPTSSTQKGRTMKRNRGLTARLDGDYQMIAGQSPQYLGHLSGYGSLDAGEPPASNRVQLEWVIQARPHSTLTLTVSTPKAGQVTVPVVLE